A window of the Lactuca sativa cultivar Salinas chromosome 5, Lsat_Salinas_v11, whole genome shotgun sequence genome harbors these coding sequences:
- the LOC111913056 gene encoding uncharacterized protein LOC111913056: MKTRKLSLRDEDFPDESESMASRTRPRLEIEPIQIGIQMASPPPPSPPPPLTEDQDLNIHTDLRLCFYFEPSTLAPEQPQQPQQPPLFPPPPPLNENQDFNIQKDLRMCVYFPQSTPEPEQPPPPQPDDNRHELPSTHVPQPQSVVVAPPATRRQRRNPTHAPRQGKPPTIQPPFPWATDRRAQVHSRNYLTEIGITTISGDVHCKRCDESYQIEYNLVQKFSEVSHYVAENKYRFRERAPATWMNPTLPTCKLCHQDNCVKPKMAEKKKSVNWLFLLLGQMLGCCTLDQLKYFCKHTGHHRTGAKDRVLFLTYLGLCKQVDPDGPFDRGESGNGYYS; the protein is encoded by the coding sequence ATGAAAACAAGAaagctttcacttcgtgatgaaGATTTTCCTGATGAATCTGAATCCATGGCGTCAAGAACTCGTCCCCGCCTTGAAATAGAGCCAATACAGATCGGCATTCAAATGGCATCGCCACCTCCGCCGTCACCACCACCGCCGCTCACCGAAGATCAAGACCTGAATATCCACACCGACCTTCGACTGTGTTTCTACTTCGAACCATCAACTCTGGCACCGGAACAACctcaacaaccacaacaaccaccgtTGTTCCCACCACCACCGCCGCTTAACGAAAACCAAGATTTCAATATCCAGAAAGACCTTAGAATGTGCGTCTACTTCCCACAATCTACACCGGAGCCggagcaaccaccaccaccacaaccagaTGATAACCGTCACGAACTCCCCTCAACCCACGTCCCACAACCGCAATCAGTAGTGGTCGCACCACCTGCCACACGTCGCCAACGTAGAAACCCTACACATGCACCACGACAAGGTAAACCTCCAACCATCCAACCACCTTTCCCATGGGCAACCGACCGCCGTGCTCAAGTACACAGCCGGAACTACCTAACTGAAATCGGCATCACCACCATCTCCGGCGACGTACATTGCAAGCGTTGTGATGAAAGCTACCAAATCGAATACAATCTCGTTCAAAAGTTCTCGGAAGTCTCCCATTACGTGGCGGAGAACAAGTACCGTTTCCGTGAACGAGCTCCGGCGACATGGATGAATCCAACGTTGCCCACATGCAAGTTATGTCATCAAGACAACTGCGTGAAGCCGAAGATGGCTGAGAAGAAGAAGTCTGTGAACTGGTTGTTCTTGCTTTTGGGACAGATGCTTGGATGCTGTACTTTGGATCAATTGAAGTATTTCTGTAAACACACTGGACACCATCGAACTGGTGCGAAAGATAGGGTTCTGTTCTTGACGTATTTAGGGTTATGCAAACAAGTTGATCCAGATGGACCTTTCGATCGTGGCGAATCAGGGAATGGTTATTATTCGTAA
- the LOC111913073 gene encoding uncharacterized protein LOC111913073 — MNRLDPAHPFNDDNDDDDLYVTMMYQYYMDNVLQSDPAPLLTRRAALNRDREEGHRRLVNDYFAENCVYQPSDFKRRFRLQKNVFQMIANAMEARYEFFQMRYDARGKRGFTGLQKCVAAIKLMAMGESPDSVDDYMRMYEFFQMRYDARGKRGFIGLQKYVAVIKLMAMGESPDSVDDYMRMSERTTRESFYLLARDVVETFGDQYLRKPSLYDMQQLYAAHEERHGFPGKAPDAPFIVNGNEYKFEYYLTDGIYPQYSTFVKAFRHPIYPRDKYFKRRQEGARKDVERAFGVLKSK, encoded by the exons ATGAATCGTCTTGATCCGGCTCATCCGTTCAATGATGATAACGACGATGACGATTTGTACGTGACTATGATGTACCAGTATTATATGGATAACGTACTACAGTCAGATCCAGCTCCACTACTCACGCGACGTGCGGCGTTAAATAGAGATCGTGAGGAAGGGCATAGACGTCTAGTTAACGATTACTTTGCGGAAAATTGTGTCTACCAGCCAAGCGATTTCAAAAGAAGATTTCGTTTGCAAAAAAATGTTTTCCAAATGATAGCCAACGCTATGGAAGCAAG GTATGAATTTTTCCAAATGAGATATGATGCTAGAGGCAAACGAGGCTTCACAGGGTTGCAAAAATGTGTAGCTGCAATTAAACTTATGGCAATGGGGGAGTCGCCCGATTCTGTTGACGATTATATGAGAAT GTATGAATTTTTCCAAATGAGATATGATGCTAGAGGCAAACGAGGCTTCATAGGGTTGCAAAAATATGTAGCTGTAATTAAACTTATGGCAATGGGGGAGTCGCCCGATTCTGTTGATGATTATATGAGAATGTCTGAGAGGACCACACGAGAAAGTTTTTATTTATTGGCAAGAGATGTTGTCGAAACCTTCGGTGATCAATACTTGCGCAAACCTTCGTTGTATGATATGCAACAACTATATGCGGCGCATGAAGAAAGACATGGTTTTCCGG GAAAAGCACCGGATGCTCCTTTCATAGTGAATGGAAATgaatataagtttgagtattatCTTACAGACGGAATATATCCACAATATTCCACGTTTGTGAAGGCGTTTCGACACCCAATATATCCAAGAGACAAATATTTCAAGAGACGACAAGAAGGAGCACGTAAGGACGTTGAACGTGCTTTTGGGGTTTTGAAATCAAAATGA